A portion of the Desulfovibrio oxyclinae DSM 11498 genome contains these proteins:
- a CDS encoding tetratricopeptide repeat protein → MSEFPKILGVFSRSQAEDIGSGGTQRKHEGQTFWYVRRLDDETFEVQPLNANHVPSGVKTMVPRLEFLHQYAPEPDYYRMHTVPALESLARKLREGERYFSLGMLDEAELKFVKALMIDDLNVDANYGLGKVYSEKNDYEKLRKVVNTLMGIEGAFSYEHRRQLNEFGMNLRKNGHFEESIRYYSKALEHNRDDEHLLFNLARAHWDRGNATEAQDALENALKLNPEFTEAKKFLSYCRRR, encoded by the coding sequence TTGTCGGAATTTCCCAAAATACTCGGCGTCTTTTCCCGCAGTCAGGCGGAAGACATCGGAAGCGGCGGCACCCAGCGAAAACATGAGGGCCAGACCTTCTGGTATGTGCGTCGTCTGGATGATGAGACCTTCGAGGTGCAACCGCTCAATGCCAATCACGTCCCCTCCGGCGTGAAGACCATGGTCCCCCGGCTCGAATTCCTGCATCAGTACGCCCCCGAACCCGATTACTATCGCATGCACACCGTGCCCGCGCTGGAATCCCTTGCGCGCAAACTGCGCGAGGGGGAACGCTATTTCAGCCTCGGGATGCTCGACGAGGCCGAACTCAAGTTCGTCAAGGCGCTGATGATCGATGATCTCAACGTCGATGCCAATTACGGCCTTGGGAAAGTGTACTCGGAAAAGAATGATTATGAGAAGCTGCGCAAGGTGGTGAACACCCTTATGGGAATTGAGGGCGCCTTCAGCTACGAACACCGCAGGCAGCTCAATGAATTCGGCATGAATCTGCGTAAGAACGGGCACTTTGAGGAGTCCATCCGCTACTACTCCAAAGCGCTGGAGCACAACCGGGACGACGAGCACCTGCTGTTCAACCTTGCCCGCGCCCACTGGGACCGGGGAAATGCCACTGAGGCTCAGGACGCGCTTGAAAACGCCCTGAAGCTCAACCCCGAGTTCACCGAAGCGAAGAAATTCCTGAGCTACTGCCGCAGGCGCTGA
- a CDS encoding sensor domain-containing diguanylate cyclase: MNSSDDRHGIDATALLSAVAAGAEDLVNGQGWPRGVDTVLAELGRVTGVSRVWIFQTIRLTESSVTQDYIFEWASARRYVQIGMPQFSMFSSSLELPEYRAVVKGRTEGRPYKTLPHAMEKSWLRETLVQQGIHSMLTIPIMVEGVWWGTLGFDDCEREYDWSETEIALLKTAAQLIASAVIRQRLSERLQQFDILKVLTDSAAWSCDLRTSRVWYTTELTAPDATGTVSCNIRGALALLTPEHARAVVARARELAESYTTSFRMDVQLRAPKGNGRWVELIGNVARDREGKPTHLSGIAVDIRTRKARETRLLEQAETDALTGCRNRHVFEKTLRELFDSSRRSGSDLSLLMVDIDHFKQVNDTHGHPVGDSVIRHLAGLMNKICRRQDLLARVGGEEFAVLMPDTDINEAATAAERLRSTVEASEIPYEEGSLHITVSIGFASLSILDEKDSTTLFHKADKALYAAKNEGRNRIRRAR; this comes from the coding sequence ATGAACAGCTCCGACGACAGACACGGCATAGACGCGACCGCGTTGCTTTCCGCCGTTGCCGCCGGAGCAGAAGACCTCGTCAACGGACAGGGCTGGCCACGCGGTGTGGACACCGTGCTGGCCGAACTCGGACGCGTCACCGGTGTCAGCCGCGTCTGGATTTTCCAGACCATCCGCCTGACGGAAAGCAGCGTTACCCAGGACTATATTTTCGAATGGGCCTCGGCCCGGCGGTATGTCCAGATCGGCATGCCGCAGTTCTCCATGTTCAGCAGCTCACTTGAACTTCCCGAATATCGCGCCGTGGTGAAAGGCCGTACCGAGGGTAGGCCTTACAAGACCCTGCCCCACGCCATGGAGAAGTCATGGCTGCGGGAGACCCTCGTTCAGCAGGGCATTCACTCCATGCTCACTATCCCCATCATGGTGGAAGGTGTCTGGTGGGGGACCCTCGGCTTCGACGACTGCGAACGCGAATACGACTGGTCCGAGACAGAGATCGCCCTGCTCAAGACCGCGGCCCAGCTCATCGCCAGTGCTGTCATCAGGCAGCGGCTCTCGGAAAGGCTTCAGCAGTTCGACATCCTCAAGGTACTCACGGACAGCGCGGCGTGGTCCTGCGACCTGCGCACCAGCCGCGTCTGGTACACCACGGAGCTCACCGCGCCGGACGCCACAGGAACCGTTTCCTGCAACATCCGCGGGGCGCTTGCTCTCCTGACGCCGGAACATGCCCGGGCGGTGGTCGCACGCGCACGCGAGCTGGCGGAGTCGTACACGACTTCCTTTCGCATGGACGTGCAGCTTCGAGCCCCAAAAGGCAATGGCCGCTGGGTGGAACTGATCGGCAACGTGGCCCGGGACCGTGAGGGAAAACCGACGCACCTCTCCGGCATCGCGGTGGACATCCGCACGCGCAAGGCCCGGGAGACCCGTCTGCTGGAACAGGCGGAAACCGACGCCCTTACAGGCTGCCGGAATCGCCATGTCTTCGAAAAAACGCTTCGGGAATTATTCGACTCGTCGCGCCGATCAGGGTCGGACCTCTCGCTGCTCATGGTGGACATCGACCACTTCAAACAGGTCAACGACACCCACGGACACCCCGTGGGCGACAGCGTGATACGCCACCTTGCCGGGCTCATGAACAAGATCTGCCGTCGGCAGGACCTGCTTGCAAGAGTGGGCGGCGAGGAATTCGCCGTGCTCATGCCGGATACCGACATCAACGAAGCGGCCACGGCGGCTGAACGCCTGCGCTCGACCGTCGAAGCGTCGGAAATCCCGTATGAAGAGGGTTCATTGCATATTACCGTCAGCATCGGCTTCGCCTCCCTGAGCATCCTTGACGAAAAGGATTCCACCACCCTGTTCCACAAGGCCGATAAAGCGCTCTACGCCGCAAAGAACGAAGGCCGCAACCGCATCCGCCGCGCCCGCTAA
- a CDS encoding DUF1566 domain-containing protein, producing MKYLNTGQTFCADENGNPVDCDGSGQDAEFSPGIRWPKPRFKRDGETVLDRLTGLTWLGNPNFTDFPLTYEECLEAVRELDASRPGGCSGWRMPNRREMFSLISFNDRKPAIPADHPFDKGPLGWYWTSTPSAMQPGYQWYVHTEGGRMFYGRRDGYCLVWPVCGTSDVLADTGADDTATGAAWPEPRFKPQGETVLDELTGLLWTKSADLTSGPCSWKDALAAVKALETPVPENRSGWALPTIRELESLVDASEHSPALSAEHPFADTREAYWSSTSSSFERDWAMCLYLHKGAVGVGFKKDAGFHVWAVSRP from the coding sequence ATGAAATACCTGAATACCGGACAGACATTTTGCGCCGATGAAAACGGCAATCCCGTGGACTGCGACGGCTCCGGGCAGGACGCCGAGTTCTCCCCCGGAATCCGCTGGCCCAAACCGCGCTTCAAGCGCGACGGGGAAACCGTTCTCGACAGACTCACCGGCCTGACATGGCTCGGCAATCCGAATTTTACCGACTTTCCCCTCACTTACGAGGAGTGCCTTGAGGCCGTGCGCGAGTTGGACGCTTCCCGCCCCGGCGGATGCAGCGGCTGGCGAATGCCCAACCGGCGCGAGATGTTTTCACTGATCTCTTTCAACGACCGCAAACCCGCCATCCCGGCCGATCACCCTTTCGACAAGGGGCCGCTTGGCTGGTACTGGACCAGCACCCCCAGCGCCATGCAGCCCGGCTACCAGTGGTACGTCCACACCGAAGGCGGGCGCATGTTCTACGGCAGGCGCGACGGTTACTGTCTCGTCTGGCCCGTGTGCGGCACCAGCGACGTGCTTGCCGACACCGGAGCCGACGATACCGCCACCGGTGCCGCATGGCCCGAGCCCCGCTTCAAGCCGCAGGGCGAGACCGTGCTCGACGAACTGACGGGGCTGCTCTGGACAAAGTCCGCCGATCTGACCAGCGGCCCCTGTTCGTGGAAGGATGCCCTCGCCGCCGTAAAAGCGCTTGAAACGCCCGTCCCGGAGAACCGCTCCGGCTGGGCGCTGCCCACCATCCGCGAACTCGAATCGCTGGTGGACGCATCCGAGCACTCACCGGCCCTTTCTGCCGAGCATCCCTTTGCCGACACGCGCGAGGCATACTGGTCCTCCACCAGCAGCTCCTTCGAGCGCGACTGGGCCATGTGCCTGTACCTGCACAAGGGGGCGGTCGGCGTCGGTTTCAAGAAAGACGCCGGGTTCCACGTCTGGGCTGTGTCGCGCCCCTAA
- a CDS encoding MFS transporter codes for MRKLYLDKNLQYVFSVTLMAILGVSSIIPALPDIMHGLEIGPVGIGLVISIFTLPGMIFSPLVGILADRMGRKRVLVPSLFLFGISGAACFFAPNLHSLLILRFLQGSGAAPLGVLYGTIIGDLYEGRDRATAMGYNAAVLSIGTAAFPAVGGLLAMIGWRWPFLLPLLAIPVGLAIASGMNTPEPRTKEKLASYLKNALSQMRSRNALGLFCCTLLTFTVLYGPIVTYLPILLDQRYHASPAAIGMIFFASSMITALASFQIGKLSDRFGPRTLIAAGGVCYAVSMLGLPHMPGFWHSIAPVTFFGLAQGLTIPTVMTMLSSMAGIEQRGAFMAVNGTILRTAQTLAPMLMGGLFAAFGMEAVYLGGVLCALGIIVLAIFVMRKQ; via the coding sequence TTGCGCAAACTCTACCTCGACAAGAACCTCCAGTACGTCTTCAGCGTGACGCTCATGGCCATCCTCGGCGTCTCCAGCATCATCCCGGCCCTGCCGGACATCATGCACGGACTCGAAATAGGGCCCGTGGGCATCGGACTCGTCATATCCATTTTCACCCTGCCCGGCATGATCTTCTCGCCACTGGTGGGCATATTGGCCGACCGGATGGGACGAAAGCGCGTACTGGTGCCGTCGCTCTTCCTGTTCGGCATCTCGGGCGCGGCCTGTTTCTTTGCCCCCAACCTGCACTCCCTGCTGATTCTGCGCTTTCTGCAAGGCAGCGGCGCGGCCCCGCTGGGCGTCCTCTACGGCACCATCATCGGCGACCTTTACGAAGGGCGCGACCGGGCCACCGCCATGGGCTACAACGCCGCGGTACTCTCCATCGGCACGGCAGCGTTCCCCGCAGTGGGCGGCCTCTTGGCCATGATCGGCTGGCGCTGGCCGTTCCTGCTGCCCCTGCTGGCCATCCCTGTGGGACTCGCCATCGCTTCGGGCATGAACACCCCGGAACCGCGCACTAAAGAAAAACTTGCCAGCTATCTGAAAAACGCCCTGAGCCAGATGCGTTCACGCAACGCCCTCGGCCTGTTCTGCTGCACCCTGCTCACGTTCACGGTACTCTATGGCCCCATCGTGACCTATCTGCCCATCCTGTTGGACCAGCGCTATCACGCATCGCCAGCCGCCATCGGCATGATCTTCTTCGCCTCGTCCATGATCACGGCGCTGGCCTCGTTCCAGATCGGCAAGCTCTCCGACCGCTTCGGGCCGCGCACCCTCATCGCCGCAGGCGGCGTATGCTACGCCGTGTCCATGCTGGGTCTGCCGCACATGCCGGGATTCTGGCACAGCATCGCCCCGGTGACCTTTTTCGGTCTGGCGCAGGGGTTGACCATTCCCACCGTCATGACCATGCTCTCAAGCATGGCAGGAATAGAACAGCGCGGGGCGTTCATGGCCGTCAACGGCACCATCCTGCGCACGGCGCAGACACTGGCCCCCATGCTCATGGGCGGTCTCTTCGCGGCCTTCGGCATGGAGGCGGTGTATCTGGGTGGGGTGCTCTGCGCGCTGGGCATCATCGTGCTGGCGATCTTCGTCATGAGGAAGCAATGA